In a genomic window of Muntiacus reevesi chromosome 1, mMunRee1.1, whole genome shotgun sequence:
- the FAM193B gene encoding protein FAM193B isoform X1, with product MTRRRSRPSGGAGRRERARATGPQKPQAPEPPPPPSLEAGAGAGPPEAPAEPYGDGPREEDEPKLAPGPQVPPTTSQSVQTCCLLCHRERKGWEEGPSQNGLVLQGEKLPPDFMPKLVKNLLGEMPLWVCQSCRKSMEEDERQTGREHAVAISLSHTSCKSQSCGGDSHSSSSSSSSSSSSSSSCHGNSGDWDPSSFLSAHKLSGLWNSPHSSGALPGGSLGSPPTIPGEVFPISEHHRHSDLTAPPNSPTGHHPQPAPLIPSHPGSFGSPPHPHLLPTTPAVHFPAQVSECPVAVAAAPHTPGPCQSPHLPSTSMPLLKMPPPFSGCSHPCSGHCSGHCSGPLLPPPSSQQLPSTHSRDPGCKGHKFTHSGLTCQLPQPCEADEGLGEEEDSSSERSSCTSSSTHQRDGKFCDCCYCEFFGHNAPPAAPTSRNYTEIREKLRSRLTRRKEELPMKGGALGGIPGEPAVDHRDVDELLEFINSTEPKVPNSARAAKRARHKLKKKEKEKAQLAAETLKQANRSVSGSREPRPARESLLGWPDRELDRVNSFLNSRLQEIKNTVKDSICASFSMCELSVDSNGFSKEGATEPKPQSLAPSNPSGSSEQRPDINLDLSPLTLGSPQNHMLQAPGEPAPPWAEMRSPHPPWTEVKGPPPGIPENGLVRRLNTVPNLSRMIWVKTPKQGNPGSEEPSIKEAPGCKQELSEPVASGGKPRKGRRQGSQAKKNEVSPASQPPACLETPSAKGQAPSPKQPSKAPEPPRVDSGAEAGEGSQGTRPGPGWADSPKADKEKGSSWRNWPGEAKARPLEQESGHPPGPARPQSLQQGKGRSRRSRNKQEKSAASLDDVFLPKDMDGVEMDETDREVEYFKRFCLDSAKQTRQKVAVNWTNFSLKKTTPSTAQ from the exons GTTCCCCCTACCACCAGCCAGTCTGTGCAGACTTGCTGCCTGCTGTGTCACCGGGAACGCAAAGGCTGGGAAGAAGGCCCTTCCCAGAACGGACTGGTGTTGCAGGGTGAGAAGCTGCCCCCTGACTTCATGCCAAAGCTCGTCAAGAATCTCCTAGGCGAGATGCCTCTGTGGGTCTGCCAGAGTTGCCGAAAGAGCATGGAGGAAGATGAAAGGCAGACAGGTCGAGAACATGCAGTGGCG atctccTTGTCACACACATCCTGCAAATCACAGTCTTGTGGGGGTGATTCTCATTCCTCTTCGTCCTCCTCTTCGTCGTCCTCTTCCTCATCCTCCTCCTGCCACGGGAACTCAGGGGACTGGGATCCTAGTTCGTTCCTGTCAGCACATAAGCTCTCGGGCCTCTGGAACTCCCCGCACTCCAGCGGGGCCCTGCCAGGTGGCTCACTCGGGAGCCCTCCTACAATCCCTG GTGAGGTTTTCCCCATCTCGGAGCACCACCGGCACTCAGACCTCACTGCTCCACCTAACAGCCCCACCGGCCACCACCCCCAGCCAGCGCCGCTGATCCCATCTCACCCCGGATCCTTTGGCTCACCACCCCACCCGCACCTGCTGCCCACCACCCCAGCAGTGCATTTCCCTGCCCAGGTTTCAGAATGCCCTGTTGCCGTGGCTGCTGCCCCCCACACCCCAGGGCCATGTCAGAGCCCCCACCTTCCCTCCACCAGCATGCCGCTCCTGAAGATGCCTCCTCCATTCTCGGGTTGCAGCCACCCCTGTAGTGGTCACTGCAGCGGGCACTGCAGCgggcccctcctcccaccacccagCTCTCAGCAGCTCCCTAGCACGCACAG CAGGGACCCTGGGTGCAAGGGGCACAAGTTTACCCACAGTGGCCTGACGTGCCAGCTTCCCCAGCCATGCGAGGCAGACGAGGGGCTGGGCGAGGAAGAGGACAGCAGCTCAGAGCGTAGCTCCTGCACCTCATCCTCCACCCACCAGCGAGATGGGAAGTTCTGTGACTGCTGCTACTGTGAGTTCTTCGGCCACAATGCG ccacccGCTGCCCCGACGAGTCGGAATTATACCGAGATCCGAGAGAAGCTTCGCTCAAGGCTGACCAGGCGCAAAGAGGAGCTGCCCATGAAGGGGGGCGCCCTGGGCGGGATCCCTGGGGAGCCCGCCGTGGACCATCGAGATGTGGATGAGCTGCTGGAATTCATCAACAGCACGGAGCCCAAAGTCCCCAACAGCGCCAGGGCTGCCAAGCGGGCCCGGCACAAGCTGAAAAAGAAG GAAAAGGAGAAGGCCCAGTTGGCAGCGGAAACTCTGAAGCAAGCAAATCGTAGTGTTTCTGGAAGCCGGGAGCCGAGGCCTGCCAGGGAGAGTCTTTTGGGGTGGCCCGATCGGGAGCTGGATCGGGTCAACAGCTTTCTGAACAGCCGTCTACAGGAGATCAAGAACACTGTCAAGGACTCCATCTGTGCCAGCTTCAGTATGTGTGAGCTCAGCGTGGACAGCAATGGCTTCTCTAAGGAAGGGGCCACTGAGCCAAAACCTCAGAGTCTAGCCCCCTCAAACCCCAGTGGCTCCTCAGAACAAAGGCCTGACATTAACCTTGACCTGTCCCCTTTGACTTTGGGCTCCCCTCAGAACCATATGttgcaagctccaggagagccAGCCCCACCATGGGCAGAAATGAGAAGTCCCCACCCACCATGGACAGAAGTGAAGGGCCCCCCTCCTGGCATCCCTGAGAATGGGCTAGTGAGGAGGCTCAACACCGTGCCCAACCTGTCCCGGATGATCTGGGTCAAGACACCCAAGCAAGGTAACCCTGGCTCTGAGGAGCCAAGCATAAAGGAGGCCCCTGGTTGCAAGCAGGAGCTGTCTGAGCCTGTGGCCTCAGGTGGGAAGCCACGGAAGGGCAGGAGACAGGGTAGTCAGGCCAAGAAGAACGAGGTGAGCCCAgcttcccagcccccagcctgccTTGAGACTCCCAGTGCCAAGGGCCAGGCCCCTAGCCCCAAGCAGCCAAGCAAGGCCCCAGAGCCTCCCAGAGTGGACAGCGGTGCTGAAGCTGGAGAAGGGAGCCAGGGGACCCGGCCAGGACCAGGCTGGGCTGACAGCCCCAAAGCTGACAAGGAGAAGGGCAGCTCCTGGCGAAACTGGCCAGGTGAAGCCAAGGCACGGCCTCTGGAGCAGGAGTCTGGACACCCCCCAGGCCCAGCAAGGCCGCAGAGCTTGCAACAGGGCAAGGGCCGCAGCCGCCGGAGCCGCAACAAGCAGGAGAAGTCCGCCGCCTCCTTGG ACGATGTGTTCCTGCCCAAGGACATGGATGGGGTGGAGATGGATGAGACTGACCGGGAGGTGGAGTACTTCAAGAG GTTCTGTCTGGATTCTGCAAAGCAGACGCGTCAGAAAGTTGCTGTGAATTGGACCAACTTCAGCCTCAAGAAAACCACTCCCAGCACAGCTCAGTGA
- the FAM193B gene encoding protein FAM193B isoform X3 encodes MSLPRKAGSCRSLGGSDAAPDEDEAWRKMRLALQTLHRAAGDSGRLVQPEGMALDSLLVESLELCMFPLPPASLCRLAACCVTGNAKAGKKALPRTDWCCRISLSHTSCKSQSCGGDSHSSSSSSSSSSSSSSSCHGNSGDWDPSSFLSAHKLSGLWNSPHSSGALPGGSLGSPPTIPGEVFPISEHHRHSDLTAPPNSPTGHHPQPAPLIPSHPGSFGSPPHPHLLPTTPAVHFPAQVSECPVAVAAAPHTPGPCQSPHLPSTSMPLLKMPPPFSGCSHPCSGHCSGHCSGPLLPPPSSQQLPSTHSRDPGCKGHKFTHSGLTCQLPQPCEADEGLGEEEDSSSERSSCTSSSTHQRDGKFCDCCYCEFFGHNAPPAAPTSRNYTEIREKLRSRLTRRKEELPMKGGALGGIPGEPAVDHRDVDELLEFINSTEPKVPNSARAAKRARHKLKKKEKEKAQLAAETLKQANRSVSGSREPRPARESLLGWPDRELDRVNSFLNSRLQEIKNTVKDSICASFSMCELSVDSNGFSKEGATEPKPQSLAPSNPSGSSEQRPDINLDLSPLTLGSPQNHMLQAPGEPAPPWAEMRSPHPPWTEVKGPPPGIPENGLVRRLNTVPNLSRMIWVKTPKQGNPGSEEPSIKEAPGCKQELSEPVASGGKPRKGRRQGSQAKKNEVSPASQPPACLETPSAKGQAPSPKQPSKAPEPPRVDSGAEAGEGSQGTRPGPGWADSPKADKEKGSSWRNWPGEAKARPLEQESGHPPGPARPQSLQQGKGRSRRSRNKQEKSAASLDDVFLPKDMDGVEMDETDREVEYFKRFCLDSAKQTRQKVAVNWTNFSLKKTTPSTAQ; translated from the exons GTTCCCCCTACCACCAGCCAGTCTGTGCAGACTTGCTGCCTGCTGTGTCACCGGGAACGCAAAGGCTGGGAAGAAGGCCCTTCCCAGAACGGACTGGTGTTGCAGG atctccTTGTCACACACATCCTGCAAATCACAGTCTTGTGGGGGTGATTCTCATTCCTCTTCGTCCTCCTCTTCGTCGTCCTCTTCCTCATCCTCCTCCTGCCACGGGAACTCAGGGGACTGGGATCCTAGTTCGTTCCTGTCAGCACATAAGCTCTCGGGCCTCTGGAACTCCCCGCACTCCAGCGGGGCCCTGCCAGGTGGCTCACTCGGGAGCCCTCCTACAATCCCTG GTGAGGTTTTCCCCATCTCGGAGCACCACCGGCACTCAGACCTCACTGCTCCACCTAACAGCCCCACCGGCCACCACCCCCAGCCAGCGCCGCTGATCCCATCTCACCCCGGATCCTTTGGCTCACCACCCCACCCGCACCTGCTGCCCACCACCCCAGCAGTGCATTTCCCTGCCCAGGTTTCAGAATGCCCTGTTGCCGTGGCTGCTGCCCCCCACACCCCAGGGCCATGTCAGAGCCCCCACCTTCCCTCCACCAGCATGCCGCTCCTGAAGATGCCTCCTCCATTCTCGGGTTGCAGCCACCCCTGTAGTGGTCACTGCAGCGGGCACTGCAGCgggcccctcctcccaccacccagCTCTCAGCAGCTCCCTAGCACGCACAG CAGGGACCCTGGGTGCAAGGGGCACAAGTTTACCCACAGTGGCCTGACGTGCCAGCTTCCCCAGCCATGCGAGGCAGACGAGGGGCTGGGCGAGGAAGAGGACAGCAGCTCAGAGCGTAGCTCCTGCACCTCATCCTCCACCCACCAGCGAGATGGGAAGTTCTGTGACTGCTGCTACTGTGAGTTCTTCGGCCACAATGCG ccacccGCTGCCCCGACGAGTCGGAATTATACCGAGATCCGAGAGAAGCTTCGCTCAAGGCTGACCAGGCGCAAAGAGGAGCTGCCCATGAAGGGGGGCGCCCTGGGCGGGATCCCTGGGGAGCCCGCCGTGGACCATCGAGATGTGGATGAGCTGCTGGAATTCATCAACAGCACGGAGCCCAAAGTCCCCAACAGCGCCAGGGCTGCCAAGCGGGCCCGGCACAAGCTGAAAAAGAAG GAAAAGGAGAAGGCCCAGTTGGCAGCGGAAACTCTGAAGCAAGCAAATCGTAGTGTTTCTGGAAGCCGGGAGCCGAGGCCTGCCAGGGAGAGTCTTTTGGGGTGGCCCGATCGGGAGCTGGATCGGGTCAACAGCTTTCTGAACAGCCGTCTACAGGAGATCAAGAACACTGTCAAGGACTCCATCTGTGCCAGCTTCAGTATGTGTGAGCTCAGCGTGGACAGCAATGGCTTCTCTAAGGAAGGGGCCACTGAGCCAAAACCTCAGAGTCTAGCCCCCTCAAACCCCAGTGGCTCCTCAGAACAAAGGCCTGACATTAACCTTGACCTGTCCCCTTTGACTTTGGGCTCCCCTCAGAACCATATGttgcaagctccaggagagccAGCCCCACCATGGGCAGAAATGAGAAGTCCCCACCCACCATGGACAGAAGTGAAGGGCCCCCCTCCTGGCATCCCTGAGAATGGGCTAGTGAGGAGGCTCAACACCGTGCCCAACCTGTCCCGGATGATCTGGGTCAAGACACCCAAGCAAGGTAACCCTGGCTCTGAGGAGCCAAGCATAAAGGAGGCCCCTGGTTGCAAGCAGGAGCTGTCTGAGCCTGTGGCCTCAGGTGGGAAGCCACGGAAGGGCAGGAGACAGGGTAGTCAGGCCAAGAAGAACGAGGTGAGCCCAgcttcccagcccccagcctgccTTGAGACTCCCAGTGCCAAGGGCCAGGCCCCTAGCCCCAAGCAGCCAAGCAAGGCCCCAGAGCCTCCCAGAGTGGACAGCGGTGCTGAAGCTGGAGAAGGGAGCCAGGGGACCCGGCCAGGACCAGGCTGGGCTGACAGCCCCAAAGCTGACAAGGAGAAGGGCAGCTCCTGGCGAAACTGGCCAGGTGAAGCCAAGGCACGGCCTCTGGAGCAGGAGTCTGGACACCCCCCAGGCCCAGCAAGGCCGCAGAGCTTGCAACAGGGCAAGGGCCGCAGCCGCCGGAGCCGCAACAAGCAGGAGAAGTCCGCCGCCTCCTTGG ACGATGTGTTCCTGCCCAAGGACATGGATGGGGTGGAGATGGATGAGACTGACCGGGAGGTGGAGTACTTCAAGAG GTTCTGTCTGGATTCTGCAAAGCAGACGCGTCAGAAAGTTGCTGTGAATTGGACCAACTTCAGCCTCAAGAAAACCACTCCCAGCACAGCTCAGTGA
- the FAM193B gene encoding protein FAM193B isoform X6 has protein sequence MPLLKMPPPFSGCSHPCSGHCSGHCSGPLLPPPSSQQLPSTHSRDPGCKGHKFTHSGLTCQLPQPCEADEGLGEEEDSSSERSSCTSSSTHQRDGKFCDCCYCEFFGHNAPPAAPTSRNYTEIREKLRSRLTRRKEELPMKGGALGGIPGEPAVDHRDVDELLEFINSTEPKVPNSARAAKRARHKLKKKEKEKAQLAAETLKQANRSVSGSREPRPARESLLGWPDRELDRVNSFLNSRLQEIKNTVKDSICASFSMCELSVDSNGFSKEGATEPKPQSLAPSNPSGSSEQRPDINLDLSPLTLGSPQNHMLQAPGEPAPPWAEMRSPHPPWTEVKGPPPGIPENGLVRRLNTVPNLSRMIWVKTPKQGNPGSEEPSIKEAPGCKQELSEPVASGGKPRKGRRQGSQAKKNEVSPASQPPACLETPSAKGQAPSPKQPSKAPEPPRVDSGAEAGEGSQGTRPGPGWADSPKADKEKGSSWRNWPGEAKARPLEQESGHPPGPARPQSLQQGKGRSRRSRNKQEKSAASLDDVFLPKDMDGVEMDETDREVEYFKRFCLDSAKQTRQKVAVNWTNFSLKKTTPSTAQ, from the exons ATGCCGCTCCTGAAGATGCCTCCTCCATTCTCGGGTTGCAGCCACCCCTGTAGTGGTCACTGCAGCGGGCACTGCAGCgggcccctcctcccaccacccagCTCTCAGCAGCTCCCTAGCACGCACAG CAGGGACCCTGGGTGCAAGGGGCACAAGTTTACCCACAGTGGCCTGACGTGCCAGCTTCCCCAGCCATGCGAGGCAGACGAGGGGCTGGGCGAGGAAGAGGACAGCAGCTCAGAGCGTAGCTCCTGCACCTCATCCTCCACCCACCAGCGAGATGGGAAGTTCTGTGACTGCTGCTACTGTGAGTTCTTCGGCCACAATGCG ccacccGCTGCCCCGACGAGTCGGAATTATACCGAGATCCGAGAGAAGCTTCGCTCAAGGCTGACCAGGCGCAAAGAGGAGCTGCCCATGAAGGGGGGCGCCCTGGGCGGGATCCCTGGGGAGCCCGCCGTGGACCATCGAGATGTGGATGAGCTGCTGGAATTCATCAACAGCACGGAGCCCAAAGTCCCCAACAGCGCCAGGGCTGCCAAGCGGGCCCGGCACAAGCTGAAAAAGAAG GAAAAGGAGAAGGCCCAGTTGGCAGCGGAAACTCTGAAGCAAGCAAATCGTAGTGTTTCTGGAAGCCGGGAGCCGAGGCCTGCCAGGGAGAGTCTTTTGGGGTGGCCCGATCGGGAGCTGGATCGGGTCAACAGCTTTCTGAACAGCCGTCTACAGGAGATCAAGAACACTGTCAAGGACTCCATCTGTGCCAGCTTCAGTATGTGTGAGCTCAGCGTGGACAGCAATGGCTTCTCTAAGGAAGGGGCCACTGAGCCAAAACCTCAGAGTCTAGCCCCCTCAAACCCCAGTGGCTCCTCAGAACAAAGGCCTGACATTAACCTTGACCTGTCCCCTTTGACTTTGGGCTCCCCTCAGAACCATATGttgcaagctccaggagagccAGCCCCACCATGGGCAGAAATGAGAAGTCCCCACCCACCATGGACAGAAGTGAAGGGCCCCCCTCCTGGCATCCCTGAGAATGGGCTAGTGAGGAGGCTCAACACCGTGCCCAACCTGTCCCGGATGATCTGGGTCAAGACACCCAAGCAAGGTAACCCTGGCTCTGAGGAGCCAAGCATAAAGGAGGCCCCTGGTTGCAAGCAGGAGCTGTCTGAGCCTGTGGCCTCAGGTGGGAAGCCACGGAAGGGCAGGAGACAGGGTAGTCAGGCCAAGAAGAACGAGGTGAGCCCAgcttcccagcccccagcctgccTTGAGACTCCCAGTGCCAAGGGCCAGGCCCCTAGCCCCAAGCAGCCAAGCAAGGCCCCAGAGCCTCCCAGAGTGGACAGCGGTGCTGAAGCTGGAGAAGGGAGCCAGGGGACCCGGCCAGGACCAGGCTGGGCTGACAGCCCCAAAGCTGACAAGGAGAAGGGCAGCTCCTGGCGAAACTGGCCAGGTGAAGCCAAGGCACGGCCTCTGGAGCAGGAGTCTGGACACCCCCCAGGCCCAGCAAGGCCGCAGAGCTTGCAACAGGGCAAGGGCCGCAGCCGCCGGAGCCGCAACAAGCAGGAGAAGTCCGCCGCCTCCTTGG ACGATGTGTTCCTGCCCAAGGACATGGATGGGGTGGAGATGGATGAGACTGACCGGGAGGTGGAGTACTTCAAGAG GTTCTGTCTGGATTCTGCAAAGCAGACGCGTCAGAAAGTTGCTGTGAATTGGACCAACTTCAGCCTCAAGAAAACCACTCCCAGCACAGCTCAGTGA
- the FAM193B gene encoding protein FAM193B isoform X7, producing the protein MKGGALGGIPGEPAVDHRDVDELLEFINSTEPKVPNSARAAKRARHKLKKKEKEKAQLAAETLKQANRSVSGSREPRPARESLLGWPDRELDRVNSFLNSRLQEIKNTVKDSICASFSMCELSVDSNGFSKEGATEPKPQSLAPSNPSGSSEQRPDINLDLSPLTLGSPQNHMLQAPGEPAPPWAEMRSPHPPWTEVKGPPPGIPENGLVRRLNTVPNLSRMIWVKTPKQGNPGSEEPSIKEAPGCKQELSEPVASGGKPRKGRRQGSQAKKNEVSPASQPPACLETPSAKGQAPSPKQPSKAPEPPRVDSGAEAGEGSQGTRPGPGWADSPKADKEKGSSWRNWPGEAKARPLEQESGHPPGPARPQSLQQGKGRSRRSRNKQEKSAASLDDVFLPKDMDGVEMDETDREVEYFKRFCLDSAKQTRQKVAVNWTNFSLKKTTPSTAQ; encoded by the exons ATGAAGGGGGGCGCCCTGGGCGGGATCCCTGGGGAGCCCGCCGTGGACCATCGAGATGTGGATGAGCTGCTGGAATTCATCAACAGCACGGAGCCCAAAGTCCCCAACAGCGCCAGGGCTGCCAAGCGGGCCCGGCACAAGCTGAAAAAGAAG GAAAAGGAGAAGGCCCAGTTGGCAGCGGAAACTCTGAAGCAAGCAAATCGTAGTGTTTCTGGAAGCCGGGAGCCGAGGCCTGCCAGGGAGAGTCTTTTGGGGTGGCCCGATCGGGAGCTGGATCGGGTCAACAGCTTTCTGAACAGCCGTCTACAGGAGATCAAGAACACTGTCAAGGACTCCATCTGTGCCAGCTTCAGTATGTGTGAGCTCAGCGTGGACAGCAATGGCTTCTCTAAGGAAGGGGCCACTGAGCCAAAACCTCAGAGTCTAGCCCCCTCAAACCCCAGTGGCTCCTCAGAACAAAGGCCTGACATTAACCTTGACCTGTCCCCTTTGACTTTGGGCTCCCCTCAGAACCATATGttgcaagctccaggagagccAGCCCCACCATGGGCAGAAATGAGAAGTCCCCACCCACCATGGACAGAAGTGAAGGGCCCCCCTCCTGGCATCCCTGAGAATGGGCTAGTGAGGAGGCTCAACACCGTGCCCAACCTGTCCCGGATGATCTGGGTCAAGACACCCAAGCAAGGTAACCCTGGCTCTGAGGAGCCAAGCATAAAGGAGGCCCCTGGTTGCAAGCAGGAGCTGTCTGAGCCTGTGGCCTCAGGTGGGAAGCCACGGAAGGGCAGGAGACAGGGTAGTCAGGCCAAGAAGAACGAGGTGAGCCCAgcttcccagcccccagcctgccTTGAGACTCCCAGTGCCAAGGGCCAGGCCCCTAGCCCCAAGCAGCCAAGCAAGGCCCCAGAGCCTCCCAGAGTGGACAGCGGTGCTGAAGCTGGAGAAGGGAGCCAGGGGACCCGGCCAGGACCAGGCTGGGCTGACAGCCCCAAAGCTGACAAGGAGAAGGGCAGCTCCTGGCGAAACTGGCCAGGTGAAGCCAAGGCACGGCCTCTGGAGCAGGAGTCTGGACACCCCCCAGGCCCAGCAAGGCCGCAGAGCTTGCAACAGGGCAAGGGCCGCAGCCGCCGGAGCCGCAACAAGCAGGAGAAGTCCGCCGCCTCCTTGG ACGATGTGTTCCTGCCCAAGGACATGGATGGGGTGGAGATGGATGAGACTGACCGGGAGGTGGAGTACTTCAAGAG GTTCTGTCTGGATTCTGCAAAGCAGACGCGTCAGAAAGTTGCTGTGAATTGGACCAACTTCAGCCTCAAGAAAACCACTCCCAGCACAGCTCAGTGA
- the FAM193B gene encoding protein FAM193B isoform X2 — protein MTRRRSRPSGGAGRRERARATGPQKPQAPEPPPPPSLEAGAGAGPPEAPAEPYGDGPREEDEPKLAPGPQVPPTTSQSVQTCCLLCHRERKGWEEGPSQNGLVLQGEKLPPDFMPKLVKNLLGEMPLWVCQSCRKSMEEDERQTGREHAVAISLSHTSCKSQSCGGDSHSSSSSSSSSSSSSSSCHGNSGDWDPSSFLSAHKLSGLWNSPHSSGALPGGSLGSPPTIPGEVFPISEHHRHSDLTAPPNSPTGHHPQPAPLIPSHPGSFGSPPHPHLLPTTPAVHFPAQVSECPVAVAAAPHTPGPCQSPHLPSTSMPLLKMPPPFSGCSHPCSGHCSGHCSGPLLPPPSSQQLPSTHRDPGCKGHKFTHSGLTCQLPQPCEADEGLGEEEDSSSERSSCTSSSTHQRDGKFCDCCYCEFFGHNAPPAAPTSRNYTEIREKLRSRLTRRKEELPMKGGALGGIPGEPAVDHRDVDELLEFINSTEPKVPNSARAAKRARHKLKKKEKEKAQLAAETLKQANRSVSGSREPRPARESLLGWPDRELDRVNSFLNSRLQEIKNTVKDSICASFSMCELSVDSNGFSKEGATEPKPQSLAPSNPSGSSEQRPDINLDLSPLTLGSPQNHMLQAPGEPAPPWAEMRSPHPPWTEVKGPPPGIPENGLVRRLNTVPNLSRMIWVKTPKQGNPGSEEPSIKEAPGCKQELSEPVASGGKPRKGRRQGSQAKKNEVSPASQPPACLETPSAKGQAPSPKQPSKAPEPPRVDSGAEAGEGSQGTRPGPGWADSPKADKEKGSSWRNWPGEAKARPLEQESGHPPGPARPQSLQQGKGRSRRSRNKQEKSAASLDDVFLPKDMDGVEMDETDREVEYFKRFCLDSAKQTRQKVAVNWTNFSLKKTTPSTAQ, from the exons GTTCCCCCTACCACCAGCCAGTCTGTGCAGACTTGCTGCCTGCTGTGTCACCGGGAACGCAAAGGCTGGGAAGAAGGCCCTTCCCAGAACGGACTGGTGTTGCAGGGTGAGAAGCTGCCCCCTGACTTCATGCCAAAGCTCGTCAAGAATCTCCTAGGCGAGATGCCTCTGTGGGTCTGCCAGAGTTGCCGAAAGAGCATGGAGGAAGATGAAAGGCAGACAGGTCGAGAACATGCAGTGGCG atctccTTGTCACACACATCCTGCAAATCACAGTCTTGTGGGGGTGATTCTCATTCCTCTTCGTCCTCCTCTTCGTCGTCCTCTTCCTCATCCTCCTCCTGCCACGGGAACTCAGGGGACTGGGATCCTAGTTCGTTCCTGTCAGCACATAAGCTCTCGGGCCTCTGGAACTCCCCGCACTCCAGCGGGGCCCTGCCAGGTGGCTCACTCGGGAGCCCTCCTACAATCCCTG GTGAGGTTTTCCCCATCTCGGAGCACCACCGGCACTCAGACCTCACTGCTCCACCTAACAGCCCCACCGGCCACCACCCCCAGCCAGCGCCGCTGATCCCATCTCACCCCGGATCCTTTGGCTCACCACCCCACCCGCACCTGCTGCCCACCACCCCAGCAGTGCATTTCCCTGCCCAGGTTTCAGAATGCCCTGTTGCCGTGGCTGCTGCCCCCCACACCCCAGGGCCATGTCAGAGCCCCCACCTTCCCTCCACCAGCATGCCGCTCCTGAAGATGCCTCCTCCATTCTCGGGTTGCAGCCACCCCTGTAGTGGTCACTGCAGCGGGCACTGCAGCgggcccctcctcccaccacccagCTCTCAGCAGCTCCCTAGCACGCACAG GGACCCTGGGTGCAAGGGGCACAAGTTTACCCACAGTGGCCTGACGTGCCAGCTTCCCCAGCCATGCGAGGCAGACGAGGGGCTGGGCGAGGAAGAGGACAGCAGCTCAGAGCGTAGCTCCTGCACCTCATCCTCCACCCACCAGCGAGATGGGAAGTTCTGTGACTGCTGCTACTGTGAGTTCTTCGGCCACAATGCG ccacccGCTGCCCCGACGAGTCGGAATTATACCGAGATCCGAGAGAAGCTTCGCTCAAGGCTGACCAGGCGCAAAGAGGAGCTGCCCATGAAGGGGGGCGCCCTGGGCGGGATCCCTGGGGAGCCCGCCGTGGACCATCGAGATGTGGATGAGCTGCTGGAATTCATCAACAGCACGGAGCCCAAAGTCCCCAACAGCGCCAGGGCTGCCAAGCGGGCCCGGCACAAGCTGAAAAAGAAG GAAAAGGAGAAGGCCCAGTTGGCAGCGGAAACTCTGAAGCAAGCAAATCGTAGTGTTTCTGGAAGCCGGGAGCCGAGGCCTGCCAGGGAGAGTCTTTTGGGGTGGCCCGATCGGGAGCTGGATCGGGTCAACAGCTTTCTGAACAGCCGTCTACAGGAGATCAAGAACACTGTCAAGGACTCCATCTGTGCCAGCTTCAGTATGTGTGAGCTCAGCGTGGACAGCAATGGCTTCTCTAAGGAAGGGGCCACTGAGCCAAAACCTCAGAGTCTAGCCCCCTCAAACCCCAGTGGCTCCTCAGAACAAAGGCCTGACATTAACCTTGACCTGTCCCCTTTGACTTTGGGCTCCCCTCAGAACCATATGttgcaagctccaggagagccAGCCCCACCATGGGCAGAAATGAGAAGTCCCCACCCACCATGGACAGAAGTGAAGGGCCCCCCTCCTGGCATCCCTGAGAATGGGCTAGTGAGGAGGCTCAACACCGTGCCCAACCTGTCCCGGATGATCTGGGTCAAGACACCCAAGCAAGGTAACCCTGGCTCTGAGGAGCCAAGCATAAAGGAGGCCCCTGGTTGCAAGCAGGAGCTGTCTGAGCCTGTGGCCTCAGGTGGGAAGCCACGGAAGGGCAGGAGACAGGGTAGTCAGGCCAAGAAGAACGAGGTGAGCCCAgcttcccagcccccagcctgccTTGAGACTCCCAGTGCCAAGGGCCAGGCCCCTAGCCCCAAGCAGCCAAGCAAGGCCCCAGAGCCTCCCAGAGTGGACAGCGGTGCTGAAGCTGGAGAAGGGAGCCAGGGGACCCGGCCAGGACCAGGCTGGGCTGACAGCCCCAAAGCTGACAAGGAGAAGGGCAGCTCCTGGCGAAACTGGCCAGGTGAAGCCAAGGCACGGCCTCTGGAGCAGGAGTCTGGACACCCCCCAGGCCCAGCAAGGCCGCAGAGCTTGCAACAGGGCAAGGGCCGCAGCCGCCGGAGCCGCAACAAGCAGGAGAAGTCCGCCGCCTCCTTGG ACGATGTGTTCCTGCCCAAGGACATGGATGGGGTGGAGATGGATGAGACTGACCGGGAGGTGGAGTACTTCAAGAG GTTCTGTCTGGATTCTGCAAAGCAGACGCGTCAGAAAGTTGCTGTGAATTGGACCAACTTCAGCCTCAAGAAAACCACTCCCAGCACAGCTCAGTGA